A segment of the Leclercia adecarboxylata genome:
CGCCTGGGCTTCTTCGTAGGTGTCATGGTGGGTAAAGATGGCGTCAGCATGTTTCGCCGCCAGCTTTTTGCCGTCGTCCGAGGCGCCGGCCTGGAAGACGATCGGCCTGCCCTGCGGCGTGCGGCCAATGTTCAGCGGCCCGGCTACCTTAAAGAAATCCCCGTGGTGATCGAGGGTGTGCAGCTTTTTAGGGTTGAAGAACTCCCCGGTCTCTTTATTACGCACAAAGGCGTCGCCCTCCCAGGAGTCCCACAGCCCTTTCACCACGTCGAGATACTCATCGGCGATGCGGTAACGCAGGGCGTGCTCCGGGTGCTTGTCGCGGGAGAAATTCTTCGCTGAACCTTCCAGCGGCGAAGTCACCACGTTCCAGCCCGCCCGGCCGTTGCTGAGATGGTCGAGGCTGGCAAACTGGCGCGCCACGGTGAAGGGCTCGCTGTAGGAGGTGGATAAGGTGCCCACCAGCCCCAACCGTGATGTGACGGTCGCCAGCGCCGACAGCACGGTCAGGGGCTCAAAGCGGTTGAGAAAATGCGGGATCGACTTCTCGTTGATGTACAGACCATCCGCGACAAAGATAAAGTCGAGCTTGCCCGCTTCGGCCTTCAGGGCCGTCTCTTTGACAAAGTTAAAATTGATGCTGGCATTGGCCGGGGCTGCCGGATGGCGCCAGGCTGACATATTCCCCGAAGCGCCGTGCAAAATCGTGCCCAGGCGCAGCTGTCGTGTTGCGGACATATTCCCTCCTTACCCTTAAAGTTGGTTCAGTGCTTTTTCCGCAAGTCGGGCGAAATAACGCGCGGCGGGTTCGATTAAGGCTTCATCCGGGTTAAAGGCCGGATGGTGTAATCCGTACTGGCTGGCGCTGCCGATACTGACAAAGGCCCCGGGGATCTGCTGCAGGTAGACGGCAAAATCCTCCCCGCCCATGTGCAGCTCGGCCTGCCGGGTCTCATACCCAGTTTCCCGCGCCACCGAGGTGGCAAACTCGGCCCAGTTGGCGTCGTTAACCAGCGCGGTAGGCCCGGCATACCAGGTGATGTCGATCTGCGCGTTAAAGGCGGCGGCAAATCCGGCAGCGATTTCGGCCACCCGGCCCTTCACGTTCTGCTGCACTTCGGTGCGATGGGTTCTGAGCGTTCCTTCCAGCTCGACGCTTTCCGGTAGTACGTTCCAGGTGTTACCCCCGGTAATGCGCGTCACGCTCAGCACCACCGAATCGAGAGTGTTGACGTTGCGGCTGGCGACGCTTTGCAGGGCGGTGACCAGCTGGCTGGCGAGCAGGATGGCGTCGTTGCCTTCATGCGGACGGGCGGCGTGCGCCCCTTTGCCGGTAATACGGAATACGAAGCGGTCGACGTTGGCGTAGAACGGGCCACCGCGGGTGGCGAAGCTGCCCACCGGCAGACCGGGTTCGTTATGCATGCCGAAGATGGCGCTGATATCGCGCAGGGCTCCGGCGCGCACCAGACTCTTTGCGCCGCCGAAGTTCTCCTCCGCGGGCTGGAACAGGATCCGCACCCGGCCATTAAGCGCGTCTTCGCGGGCTTTCAGCTTCAGGGCCGCGCCGAGGATCACGCTGGTGTGGATGTCGTGGCCGCAGGCGTGCATGACGCCCGGGCGTTGGGAGGTAAAGGCTACGCCGCTGCGCTCCTCAATCGGCAGGGCGTCGATATCGGCCCGCAGGGCGATCTGTTTGTCACCCTTCCCCACCTCGGCGATCAGGCCGGTGTGCAGGTCATAGGGCAGGACGGTGATCCCGGCGTCACCCAGCCACTGGCGCAGGCGGGCGGTGGTTTGTACTTCCTCGCCGGAAAGCTCCGGGTTCTGGTGCAGCTCGCGGCGCCAGGCGATCAGCTGTTGTTCGAGGCTCATGCGGCCACCTCCCTCTGCTGTCGGGCCTGGGCCAGCAGGCGCAGGGACTGCACCCGGGCGGTGCCGTCGGCAACCGGGGTATCAATGATGAACTCATCGATGCCCCACTGCTGATGCAGTGCCTCCAGTTGTTCGAGTACCGACTCCGCAGTACCCGCCAGCAGCGACTGGGCGCGTCGGGCGATGCGCAGCGGCTCGCTGCCCGCCTGGCGAGCAAAGGCATAAGCCTGCTCCTCGCTGGCAACGGTGACCCGCTGGCCGTTGACAAGCTCAACGCCCCACACTTCGACGGATTTGGCCAGCTCCTCGGCCTGCGCCTGGGTTGGCGCAACGATGGCCTGCACCGCGACAATCACCTCCCGGGCGCTATGGACGCGCCAGGTGTTAATCACCTCGCGCAGCAGATCGGGATCGCCATTCAGATGGGCAGCAAAAACGAAGTCCCAGTCGAGGCGGGCGGCCAGGCGCGCGCTCTCTGCGCTGGCGCCCAGCAGGAAGCCAGCAGCCGGAACCTTGGGTAACGGAGTGGCACGAACCGCCTCCTCCTGTGAAGCCGGGTTGATCCAGCCATCCAGCTGCGCCAGCTGGTCGGCGAAATCGCCCTTCTCCTGCTGGCTGAGGCCGAGCTGTAACGCCCGGGTCGAGAGCGGCAGGCCGCCCGGCGCTTTGCCGACACCCAGATCCACACGCCCGGGGGCGATAGCCGCCAGCAGGTTGAAGTTCTCTGCCACTTTGTACGGGCTGTAGTGTTGCAGCATTACCCCACCGGAGCCGACGCGAATGCGACGGGTCTGCCCGAGGATCCAGGCAATCAGCAGCTCAGGCGACGGACTCGCCAGCTGCGGGGTGTTGTGGTGTTCGGCAATCCAGAAGCGGTGATAACCCAGGGTTTCGGCCTGTTGCGCCAGGCTTAAGGTGCGCGACAGCGCATCGGCGGCCGTTTCGTTTTCTGCGACAGGACTTTTATCCAGAATGCTGATTCGCCAGGACATGTTGCAATCTCGTTTGACTAAACATGTCGCCATTATTAAAGGGCGATTTCACCTCTGAGAAACAATTAATTTACATTTGGTTTGCCGGATTTCAGAAATACCGCGTCGGATTA
Coding sequences within it:
- a CDS encoding amidohydrolase, with the protein product MSLEQQLIAWRRELHQNPELSGEEVQTTARLRQWLGDAGITVLPYDLHTGLIAEVGKGDKQIALRADIDALPIEERSGVAFTSQRPGVMHACGHDIHTSVILGAALKLKAREDALNGRVRILFQPAEENFGGAKSLVRAGALRDISAIFGMHNEPGLPVGSFATRGGPFYANVDRFVFRITGKGAHAARPHEGNDAILLASQLVTALQSVASRNVNTLDSVVLSVTRITGGNTWNVLPESVELEGTLRTHRTEVQQNVKGRVAEIAAGFAAAFNAQIDITWYAGPTALVNDANWAEFATSVARETGYETRQAELHMGGEDFAVYLQQIPGAFVSIGSASQYGLHHPAFNPDEALIEPAARYFARLAEKALNQL
- a CDS encoding LLM class flavin-dependent oxidoreductase, whose amino-acid sequence is MSWRISILDKSPVAENETAADALSRTLSLAQQAETLGYHRFWIAEHHNTPQLASPSPELLIAWILGQTRRIRVGSGGVMLQHYSPYKVAENFNLLAAIAPGRVDLGVGKAPGGLPLSTRALQLGLSQQEKGDFADQLAQLDGWINPASQEEAVRATPLPKVPAAGFLLGASAESARLAARLDWDFVFAAHLNGDPDLLREVINTWRVHSAREVIVAVQAIVAPTQAQAEELAKSVEVWGVELVNGQRVTVASEEQAYAFARQAGSEPLRIARRAQSLLAGTAESVLEQLEALHQQWGIDEFIIDTPVADGTARVQSLRLLAQARQQREVAA